Proteins from a genomic interval of Salvelinus sp. IW2-2015 linkage group LG14, ASM291031v2, whole genome shotgun sequence:
- the LOC111973277 gene encoding glycoprotein integral membrane protein 1, with translation MTMKRTSSYALFLLFMSFILAESAPRQLNTESILINVTAGTLDDTQGQESNNLQINLNISVDEEQVLINDIPVELSGVTRLNCQALLLDTINGTSEFESGDYVSTVTRVMVSQNRLWSDSEEVVALQVFSEVIEMEGKKVQQPEMCEVKILMTPNFQKLARYTNTYPIGHSEIFRIPRENDVVITDPTNPKKAEDQVMSHTTIHYPLKHADTTQEEIAAPGKLPETPLRMDPDLLYDNNDEDDDLGGLSDEMQTEAPLKESISSYSAMCRWVEEVRDRLRRFWSESLPLFFLVMWVVVIGVVGSAVIVKILDVLFPTCEHKGIFHLNPVTLMPEDEKHTLLENIEIEAEEKALNEN, from the exons ATGACGATGAAACGAACATCAAGTTATGCTCTATTTTTACTGTTTATGTCGTTTATTTTAGCTGAGTCTGCACCTCGACAGTTGAACACGGAAAGCATTCTGATCAATGTGACAGCAGGGACATTGGATGACACACAGGGGCAGGAGTCCAACAACTTGCAGATCAACCTGAATATTTCAGTGGATGAAGAACAGGTGCTCATCAATGACATCCCTGTGGAGTTGTCAGGAGTGACTAGGTTGAACTGCCAAGCCTTGCTGT TGGATACCATCAATGGAACCAGTGAATTTGAATCTGGTGACTATGTGTCCACTGTCACCCGGGTGATGGTGAGCCAGAATCGCCTGTGGAGTGATTCAGAAGAGGTGGTGGCTCTCCAGGTGTTCAGCGAGGTCATTGAGATGGAGGGGAAAAAG GTCCAGCAGCCAGAAATGTGCGAAGTTAAGATACTGATGACCCCCAATTTCCAGAAGCTTGCTCGGTATACCAACACCTACCCCATTGGACACAGTGAGATTTTCAGGATCCCAAGGGAAAATGATGTGGTCATCACAGATCCAACAAATCCTAAAAAAG CTGAAGACCAAGTGATGTCCCATACCACCATTCATTACCCTCTGAAGCATGCTGACACCACCCAGGAGGAGATTGCTGCCCCAGGCAAGCTCCCAGAGACTCCCCTCCGCATGGACCCAGATTTGCTGTATGATAacaatgatgaggatgatgacttGGGAGGGCTGTCGGATGAAATGCAGACAGAGGCACCGCTCAAAGAATCCATCTCCTCTTACAGT GCCATGTGTCgatgggtggaggaggtgagggaccgCCTGCGACGCTTCTGGTCTGAGTCCTTGCCCCTGTTCTTTTTGGTCATGTGGGTGGTGGTGATTGGTGTGGTTGGGTCAGCGGTCATTGTCAAGATCCTGGACGTGCTCTTCCCAACATGTGAACACAAGGGAATTTTCCATTTAAATCCTGTGACTCTGATGCCTGAAGATGAGAAACACACCCTGCTAGAGAACATTGAAATAGAGGCAGAGGAAAAAGCCTTAAATGAAAACTGA